A window of the Flavobacterium sangjuense genome harbors these coding sequences:
- the hisS gene encoding histidine--tRNA ligase: MASKPSIPKGTRDFSPAEVAKRNYIISIMRHHFEKFGYQPIETPSFENSDTLMGKYGEEGDRLIFKILNSGDYLDKVPAEQLQSINYKQLTNKISEKALRYDLTVPFARYVVQHQSEIEFPFKRYQIQPVWRADRPQKGRFREFYQCDADVVGSKSLWQEVELVQLYDSVFADLGLHGVTIKINNRKVLSGIAEVIGASDKLIDFTVALDKLDKIGEDGVKKEMLEKGISDEALVKVQPLFNFTGTIQEKLEKLTRLLSSSEEGKKGVEELRFICDNVTKLGLQKAILDLDVTLARGLNYYTGAIFEVTGPKEVAMGSIGGGGRYDDLTGIFGLKDMSGVGISFGLDRIYLVLEELNLFPETVTTATKVLFLNFGESQTFEAMKAITTLRNKNIKSEMYPDAAKIDKQFKHAERRGIPFVVKEIDGSNFTLKDIQTGEQLQLNLDNFIKKLS, translated from the coding sequence ATGGCATCAAAACCAAGTATTCCAAAAGGGACAAGAGATTTTTCACCGGCAGAGGTTGCTAAACGTAACTATATTATTTCGATAATGAGACATCATTTTGAGAAGTTTGGTTACCAGCCAATTGAAACGCCGTCGTTTGAAAACTCGGATACTTTGATGGGAAAATATGGGGAAGAAGGTGATCGTTTGATTTTTAAGATATTGAATTCAGGGGATTATTTGGATAAAGTTCCAGCGGAACAACTACAATCGATTAACTACAAACAACTAACAAATAAGATTTCCGAAAAAGCCTTGCGTTACGACTTAACTGTTCCTTTCGCGCGTTACGTTGTGCAGCATCAAAGCGAGATTGAGTTTCCGTTTAAGCGGTATCAAATCCAACCTGTTTGGCGCGCTGATCGTCCACAAAAAGGAAGATTCAGAGAGTTTTATCAGTGCGATGCCGATGTTGTTGGTTCCAAATCGTTGTGGCAGGAAGTAGAGTTGGTGCAATTGTACGATTCGGTTTTTGCAGATTTAGGGTTGCATGGTGTTACTATAAAAATCAACAACAGAAAAGTATTATCCGGAATAGCTGAAGTAATTGGTGCTTCAGACAAATTGATTGACTTTACAGTAGCTTTAGATAAGCTCGACAAAATAGGAGAGGACGGAGTTAAAAAAGAAATGCTTGAAAAAGGGATTTCGGATGAGGCTTTAGTAAAAGTACAACCTTTGTTCAATTTTACCGGAACGATTCAGGAGAAATTAGAAAAACTAACCCGATTACTTTCTTCTTCTGAAGAAGGAAAAAAAGGTGTTGAAGAATTGCGTTTCATTTGTGACAACGTAACTAAACTTGGTTTGCAAAAAGCGATTTTAGATTTGGATGTTACTTTGGCCCGTGGATTAAATTATTACACCGGAGCTATTTTTGAAGTTACTGGGCCAAAAGAAGTTGCCATGGGTTCTATAGGTGGTGGCGGACGTTATGATGATTTGACCGGGATTTTTGGGTTGAAAGATATGAGCGGTGTTGGAATTTCGTTTGGTTTGGATAGAATATATTTAGTTCTGGAAGAACTGAATTTATTTCCGGAAACAGTTACTACTGCTACAAAAGTGCTATTTTTAAATTTTGGTGAAAGCCAGACTTTTGAAGCTATGAAAGCTATTACGACACTTAGGAATAAAAATATCAAATCCGAAATGTATCCTGATGCAGCTAAAATTGACAAACAATTTAAACATGCGGAACGCAGAGGAATTCCGTTTGTGGTAAAAGAAATAGATGGTTCGAATTTTACTTTAAAAGATATACAAACCGGAGAACAGCTTCAGTTAAATCTTGACAATTTTATCAAGAAGCTTTCTTAA